A stretch of Allostreptomyces psammosilenae DNA encodes these proteins:
- a CDS encoding FMN-binding negative transcriptional regulator — protein sequence MLIQPWDASLDEAEWRTWIAEGHDFGLLSVNGLPGHPPSTVPTHFSCDGPHILIHLARPNPVWQAIAHDPAVVLTVIGDYAFVPGPWRAGPGTPPRDGVPTSYYTAVQFTGRAQIVDDPEAKAELLRRQLAHFQPDGDHAPVAVGRPPYGRMLSGIRGLRLEVADVLAKFKYDDHKPVEHRGAVADHLTERGQGLDAPAALQQRRRLDRIGTWKP from the coding sequence GTGCTGATCCAGCCCTGGGACGCCAGCCTCGACGAAGCCGAATGGCGCACCTGGATCGCCGAGGGCCACGACTTCGGACTCCTGAGCGTCAACGGCCTCCCCGGTCACCCGCCCAGCACCGTCCCCACCCACTTCTCCTGCGACGGCCCCCACATCCTGATCCACCTCGCCCGCCCCAACCCGGTCTGGCAGGCGATCGCCCACGACCCGGCCGTCGTCCTCACCGTCATCGGCGACTACGCCTTCGTCCCCGGCCCGTGGCGCGCCGGGCCCGGCACCCCGCCCCGCGACGGCGTCCCCACCAGCTACTACACGGCCGTCCAGTTCACCGGCCGCGCGCAGATCGTCGACGACCCCGAGGCCAAGGCCGAACTGCTGCGCCGCCAGCTCGCCCACTTCCAGCCCGACGGCGACCACGCCCCCGTGGCCGTGGGCCGGCCGCCCTACGGCCGGATGCTGTCCGGCATCCGCGGCCTGCGGCTGGAGGTCGCCGACGTCCTGGCCAAGTTCAAGTACGACGACCACAAGCCCGTCGAGCACCGGGGTGCCGTCGCCGACCACCTCACCGAACGCGGCCAGGGGCTCGACGCCCCCGCCGCGCTCCAGCAGCGCCGCCGCCTGGACCGCATCGGCACCTGGAAGCCCTGA
- a CDS encoding EamA family transporter, translated as MLALLLALGSSLAYGCADFLGGLGARKAHVLRTVVIAAPASLAVELLLWPLLGASFSAGAVGWGAASGLASAAAFALLYRTLAIGPMNVLSPVTALVSAALPVAVGLLQGEHLGAAGLVGLPLALVAVVLVSAGDRAGSARPSRTALLLAFGAGAAIALQLVFLHQAPTDSGVAPLIIGRAVSSAVTLTVAGVMRRALGPERPAYATSAAAGALDSVANLLFLLAARSGDLAVVAVITALYPAGTVLLARVVLAERVHRGQLTGLGAAAVAVSLLALT; from the coding sequence GTGCTCGCTCTGCTGCTGGCCCTGGGCAGTTCACTGGCCTACGGGTGCGCCGACTTCCTCGGCGGCCTCGGCGCCCGCAAGGCCCACGTGCTGCGGACCGTGGTGATCGCGGCCCCGGCCAGCCTCGCGGTCGAGCTGCTGCTGTGGCCGCTGCTCGGCGCCTCGTTCAGCGCCGGCGCCGTCGGCTGGGGCGCCGCGTCGGGGCTGGCCTCCGCCGCCGCGTTCGCCCTGCTCTACCGCACCCTGGCGATCGGACCGATGAACGTGCTGTCGCCGGTGACCGCGCTGGTGTCCGCCGCGCTGCCGGTCGCCGTGGGGCTGCTCCAGGGGGAGCACCTCGGTGCGGCCGGCCTGGTCGGACTGCCGCTCGCGCTGGTGGCGGTGGTGCTGGTCAGCGCGGGGGATCGCGCGGGCTCGGCGCGTCCCTCCCGCACGGCCCTGCTGCTGGCCTTCGGCGCGGGTGCCGCCATCGCCCTGCAACTGGTCTTCCTGCACCAGGCACCCACGGACAGCGGGGTGGCCCCGCTGATCATCGGCCGGGCGGTCTCCTCGGCCGTCACCCTGACCGTGGCCGGGGTGATGCGCCGCGCGCTGGGCCCGGAGCGGCCCGCGTACGCGACCTCGGCGGCCGCGGGTGCGCTGGACTCCGTGGCGAACCTGCTGTTCCTGCTCGCCGCCCGCAGCGGGGACCTCGCCGTCGTCGCGGTGATCACCGCCCTCTACCCGGCCGGCACGGTGCTGCTCGCCCGCGTCGTGCTCGCCGAACGGGTCCACCGCGGCCAGCTGACCGGCCTGGGCGCCGCCGCCGTCGCCGTCAGCCTCCTCGCCCTGACCTGA
- a CDS encoding helix-turn-helix domain-containing protein: MAETAAALRTVAHNVRAARTRAGLSLEELSRRAQVSKGALVALEKAQGNPNLATLVRLADTLGVSVSALMQGPPEGRVRVVAAGSVAPLWTGERGGEARLVLTTSGPAPVEVWRWRLEPGEEYPSHPHQAGVVETVSVTAGRMTLVVDGTEHTVEAGQTATFDGDAPHTYRGSGTETCHLIMTVQLPPGPVSPG; encoded by the coding sequence GTGGCCGAGACGGCCGCGGCCCTGCGGACGGTGGCGCACAACGTCCGGGCGGCCCGCACCCGGGCGGGGCTCTCCCTGGAGGAGCTCAGCCGGCGCGCCCAGGTCAGCAAGGGCGCCCTGGTGGCGCTGGAGAAGGCGCAGGGCAACCCGAACCTGGCGACCCTGGTGCGGCTCGCCGACACCCTCGGCGTCTCGGTGTCCGCTCTGATGCAGGGGCCGCCCGAAGGCCGGGTCCGGGTGGTGGCCGCCGGCAGCGTGGCACCGCTGTGGACCGGGGAACGGGGCGGCGAAGCCCGGCTCGTGCTGACGACCTCCGGCCCGGCCCCCGTCGAGGTCTGGCGCTGGCGCCTGGAACCGGGCGAGGAGTACCCCAGCCACCCCCACCAGGCCGGAGTCGTGGAGACGGTCAGCGTCACCGCCGGCCGGATGACCCTGGTCGTCGACGGCACCGAGCACACCGTCGAAGCCGGCCAGACCGCCACGTTCGACGGCGACGCCCCGCACACCTACCGCGGCTCGGGCACCGAGACCTGTCACCTGATCATGACGGTCCAGCTCCCGCCCGGTCCCGTCTCCCCCGGGTGA
- a CDS encoding erythromycin esterase family protein yields the protein MATDIKDTAHAVEAAAVMRLLPARPRMLALGEPTHGEDALLDLRNELFRQLVEQEGYRTIAIESDCLMGLVVDDHVTSGTGTLDEVMEHGFSHGWGAFSGNRELVRWMRDYNEGRPASEQVRFAGFDGPLEIAAAASPRQALTALHRYLAAEVDADLLPCTAETLDRLFGTDDRWSDPAAMMDPTRSVGQSVEARRLRVLADDLVALLDTQTPHLITATPRADWDRACLYGRTATGLLRYHHWMADTSPARMTRLASVRDQMMAHNLLAVAERGPVFVHAHNTHLQRAKSTVRMGGTPLEWWGAGALVSARLGAEYAFVATALGTIRHQGVDTPPPDTVEGLLYTLPEDRYLLDARRLATALGDVWPAARVSPWFGYAALDPAHLADIDGLVFVRDVPRS from the coding sequence ATGGCGACTGACATCAAGGACACCGCCCATGCCGTCGAGGCCGCTGCCGTCATGAGGCTGCTCCCGGCCCGGCCCCGCATGCTCGCCCTGGGCGAGCCCACCCACGGCGAGGACGCCCTGCTCGACCTGCGCAACGAGCTCTTCCGGCAGCTCGTCGAGCAGGAGGGCTACCGGACGATCGCGATCGAGAGCGACTGCTTGATGGGGCTGGTCGTGGACGACCACGTCACCTCGGGCACCGGCACCCTCGACGAGGTCATGGAGCACGGGTTCAGCCACGGCTGGGGCGCCTTCTCGGGCAACCGCGAGCTGGTGCGCTGGATGCGCGACTACAACGAGGGCCGGCCCGCCTCCGAGCAGGTCCGCTTCGCCGGCTTCGACGGCCCGCTGGAGATCGCCGCCGCCGCGAGCCCCCGGCAGGCCCTCACCGCACTCCACCGCTACCTCGCGGCCGAGGTGGACGCCGATCTGCTCCCCTGCACCGCGGAAACGCTCGACCGCCTGTTCGGCACCGACGACCGCTGGTCCGATCCCGCCGCGATGATGGACCCGACCCGCTCCGTGGGGCAGTCGGTGGAGGCGAGGCGGCTGCGGGTGCTCGCCGACGATCTGGTGGCGCTGCTCGACACCCAGACGCCGCACCTGATCACCGCGACCCCCCGGGCCGACTGGGACCGGGCGTGCCTGTACGGGCGCACCGCGACCGGCCTGCTGCGCTACCACCACTGGATGGCCGACACCTCACCGGCCCGGATGACCCGGCTGGCGAGCGTGCGGGACCAGATGATGGCCCACAACCTCCTCGCCGTCGCGGAACGGGGCCCGGTGTTCGTCCACGCCCACAACACGCACCTCCAGCGGGCGAAGAGCACGGTGCGGATGGGCGGGACGCCGCTGGAGTGGTGGGGCGCCGGCGCGTTGGTGAGCGCCCGGCTCGGCGCGGAGTACGCCTTCGTGGCCACGGCCCTCGGCACGATCCGGCACCAGGGAGTGGACACCCCGCCGCCCGACACCGTCGAGGGCCTCCTGTACACCCTCCCGGAGGACCGGTACCTCCTCGACGCCCGCCGGCTGGCCACCGCCCTCGGCGACGTGTGGCCCGCCGCCCGGGTGTCCCCCTGGTTCGGCTACGCCGCGCTCGACCCGGCCCACCTGGCCGACATCGACGGGCTCGTGTTCGTCAGGGACGTCCCGCGGAGCTGA
- a CDS encoding SRPBCC family protein yields MSAGFDYASTRTLDAPVDQVWAAWTLADRYGKWASAEDVVLDVRPGGAWSSVMVIPGGARVPLTGIYTEVVENERLVMGMNVPGREEPALMTLELATEGAGSTRITLSQTFDTAEERDQAELGSNMLLDGLTAFLAAA; encoded by the coding sequence ATGAGCGCAGGTTTCGACTACGCCAGCACCCGCACCCTGGACGCCCCGGTCGACCAGGTCTGGGCCGCCTGGACGCTCGCCGACCGGTACGGGAAGTGGGCCAGCGCCGAAGACGTCGTCCTCGACGTCCGGCCCGGGGGCGCCTGGAGCTCGGTCATGGTCATCCCCGGGGGCGCCCGCGTCCCGCTGACCGGCATCTACACGGAGGTCGTGGAGAACGAGCGGCTGGTGATGGGCATGAACGTCCCCGGCCGCGAGGAGCCCGCCCTGATGACCCTGGAGCTGGCCACCGAGGGCGCCGGCAGCACCCGGATCACCCTGTCCCAGACCTTCGACACCGCCGAGGAGCGGGACCAGGCCGAGCTCGGCAGCAACATGCTCCTGGACGGCCTGACCGCCTTCCTGGCCGCGGCCTGA
- a CDS encoding MarR family winged helix-turn-helix transcriptional regulator, which translates to MASDAEEPDLGMLIGQLARALRDELFARLAEQGHPRVRPRHGTVLAVLPASGARATELAQWSGQHKQIVGVIVDELEELGYVRRESDPRDRRAKLVVPTANGLDGIDKARAILADIEQRHRAALGDDTYAVFRTALEDVTRAQRAWQR; encoded by the coding sequence ATGGCATCCGACGCGGAGGAGCCGGACCTCGGGATGTTGATCGGTCAGCTGGCACGCGCGCTCCGCGACGAGCTGTTCGCCCGGCTGGCGGAGCAGGGCCACCCGCGGGTGCGGCCCCGCCACGGCACGGTCCTGGCGGTGCTGCCCGCCTCCGGCGCTCGGGCCACCGAGTTGGCCCAGTGGTCCGGTCAGCACAAGCAGATCGTCGGCGTCATCGTCGACGAACTGGAGGAGCTGGGCTACGTGCGCCGGGAGAGCGACCCACGCGACCGGCGCGCGAAGCTGGTCGTGCCGACCGCGAACGGCCTCGACGGGATCGACAAGGCCCGTGCCATCCTCGCCGACATCGAGCAGCGGCACCGCGCCGCGCTCGGTGACGACACCTACGCCGTCTTCAGGACAGCCCTGGAGGACGTCACCCGCGCCCAGCGCGCGTGGCAGCGGTAA
- a CDS encoding LysR family transcriptional regulator: protein MLERHEIESFLTLAEELHFGRTAERLGVTTGRVSHVIRKLERRVGARLFERTSRVVRLTPTGRQFADDLRPHVAGIEEAVRRAVQAGRGVTGRLRVAFVGDSTAPVLMRAVSLFAERHPDCEVEVSEAHLSTTRSGLVDGSIDVLIASFPFDGMANGPTLMRERRMLAVPVGHVLADAESVSLEVLADHPVVQYPAVTSAAFKRDRTPDHTPSGRPVRKGPVGNTVSEMLSLVALGKGVLPVGELTREYSPRPDISYVPIHDAPPIRRGPVWLEANTTARVLAFVRAAADANPQA from the coding sequence GTGCTGGAGCGACACGAGATCGAGTCCTTCCTGACGCTCGCCGAGGAACTGCACTTCGGGCGCACCGCCGAGCGGCTGGGCGTCACGACCGGCCGGGTCAGTCACGTGATCAGGAAGCTGGAGCGGCGGGTGGGCGCCCGGCTCTTCGAGCGCACGAGCCGGGTCGTGCGGCTCACCCCGACCGGCCGGCAGTTTGCCGACGACCTGCGTCCGCACGTGGCCGGGATCGAGGAGGCGGTGCGCCGGGCCGTCCAGGCCGGGCGCGGGGTGACCGGGCGGCTGCGTGTCGCCTTCGTCGGCGACTCCACGGCACCGGTGCTGATGAGGGCGGTGAGCCTGTTCGCCGAGCGCCACCCCGACTGCGAGGTGGAGGTCAGCGAGGCGCACCTGTCCACCACGCGCTCCGGCCTGGTCGACGGTTCGATCGACGTGCTCATCGCCTCGTTCCCGTTCGACGGCATGGCCAACGGCCCCACGCTGATGCGGGAGCGGCGCATGTTGGCGGTCCCCGTCGGCCACGTCCTCGCCGACGCGGAGTCCGTCTCCCTGGAGGTACTGGCGGACCACCCCGTCGTGCAGTACCCGGCCGTGACCTCCGCCGCGTTCAAACGCGACCGCACTCCCGACCACACGCCCTCGGGCCGGCCCGTCCGCAAGGGCCCGGTCGGCAACACGGTCTCCGAGATGCTGTCCCTGGTGGCGCTCGGCAAGGGCGTGCTGCCGGTCGGGGAGCTCACCCGGGAGTACTCCCCGCGCCCCGACATCAGTTACGTCCCGATCCACGACGCGCCGCCCATCCGGCGGGGACCCGTCTGGCTGGAGGCCAACACGACCGCCCGGGTACTGGCGTTCGTCCGGGCGGCCGCCGACGCCAACCCCCAGGCCTGA
- a CDS encoding VOC family protein, with the protein MRVTGFDHLVLNTADPERALDFYCGTLGLEPVRVERWRAGEVPFPSVRVSPDTIIDLVPRHRGATNVDHFCLVVDPLDWQEVVDSGLLDVVEGPAERYGARGAGISLYVRDPDGNTVELRWYPQDAPGA; encoded by the coding sequence ATGCGCGTCACCGGATTCGACCACCTCGTCCTCAACACCGCCGACCCGGAACGGGCCCTGGACTTCTACTGCGGCACCCTCGGCCTCGAACCCGTCCGCGTCGAGCGCTGGCGCGCCGGCGAGGTCCCGTTCCCCTCCGTCCGCGTGTCCCCCGACACCATCATCGACCTCGTCCCCCGGCACCGCGGCGCGACCAACGTCGACCACTTCTGCCTCGTCGTCGACCCGCTGGACTGGCAGGAGGTCGTCGACTCCGGGCTCCTCGACGTCGTCGAGGGACCCGCCGAGCGCTACGGCGCCCGCGGCGCCGGGATCTCGCTGTACGTCCGGGACCCCGACGGCAACACCGTCGAACTGCGCTGGTACCCCCAGGACGCCCCCGGCGCCTGA
- a CDS encoding DoxX family protein, translating into MTATAPATTATTGTVPSPAASRRTGAALWAAQITLALFLVVASGVPKLAGVPAAAESFDLIGYGDWFMYLVGLLEIAGAVGLVIPRLAGPAALALIGLMAGAEIFIWLYLDTTFWYTPLVFAALFAWIAHGRRASTARLLRRPHRRAA; encoded by the coding sequence ATGACCGCCACCGCCCCCGCCACCACTGCCACCACCGGCACCGTCCCCTCCCCCGCCGCCTCCCGGCGGACCGGGGCCGCGCTGTGGGCCGCCCAGATCACCCTCGCGCTGTTCCTGGTCGTCGCCAGCGGCGTCCCCAAGCTCGCCGGGGTGCCGGCCGCCGCCGAGTCCTTCGACCTGATCGGCTACGGCGACTGGTTCATGTACCTGGTCGGCCTCCTGGAGATCGCCGGCGCCGTCGGCCTGGTGATCCCCCGTCTGGCCGGCCCGGCCGCCCTGGCCCTGATCGGACTGATGGCGGGCGCCGAGATCTTCATCTGGCTCTACCTCGACACCACCTTCTGGTACACCCCCCTGGTCTTCGCCGCGCTCTTCGCCTGGATCGCCCACGGCCGCCGCGCCTCGACGGCCCGCCTCCTGCGGCGACCGCACCGCCGCGCCGCCTGA
- a CDS encoding DUF4287 domain-containing protein: MTEPAARVKGPASYFPSIEKKYGHPVSHWVRIIRDSPLTRHSELVAWLKTEHGLGHGHANALVAHTLAEDARR; the protein is encoded by the coding sequence ATGACCGAACCGGCCGCCCGCGTCAAGGGACCCGCCAGCTACTTCCCCTCCATCGAGAAGAAGTACGGCCACCCCGTCTCCCACTGGGTGCGGATCATCCGCGACTCCCCCCTCACCCGGCACTCGGAACTGGTCGCCTGGCTCAAGACCGAACACGGCCTCGGCCACGGCCACGCCAACGCGCTCGTCGCGCACACCCTGGCCGAGGACGCCCGTCGATGA
- a CDS encoding BtrH N-terminal domain-containing protein translates to MSTVIDVDARGGQHCETTALGVLLRHQGIDLSEPMCFGLGSGLSFVYWDSRSMDFPFLGGRVKPFDLTRNLAARLGLELLVQETTSPRRAWENVAARIDAGQPVGLQLDSYHLDYFRAKVHFGGHVVAMYGYDDHQAHLVDTGAQGGTVTTSLTSLAQARAARGPMTARHRSFTLTAPRNPPSPRERIVPAITACAAAFLDPPIANLGHRGIEKAGRLIGTWHRRTDDPRRDLPQAALLMERAGTGGALFRNLYRDFLAECAQLLDSGHLRTGHRLYAEAAVLWTRVAELITRAGESGEAGPLVQAGAVLHDLARMEREAMRALSRLADEPPTASRP, encoded by the coding sequence ATGAGCACGGTGATAGACGTCGACGCGCGCGGTGGGCAGCACTGCGAGACGACGGCCCTGGGGGTGCTGCTGCGGCACCAGGGAATCGATCTGTCCGAGCCCATGTGCTTCGGCCTCGGTTCCGGCCTGTCCTTCGTCTACTGGGACAGCAGGTCCATGGACTTCCCCTTCCTGGGCGGACGGGTCAAGCCCTTCGACCTCACCAGGAACCTGGCCGCCAGGCTCGGGCTGGAGCTGCTGGTCCAGGAGACCACCTCCCCGCGCAGGGCGTGGGAGAACGTGGCGGCCCGCATCGACGCCGGCCAGCCGGTCGGACTGCAGCTCGACAGCTACCACCTGGACTACTTCCGGGCGAAGGTGCACTTCGGCGGTCATGTCGTGGCCATGTACGGCTACGACGACCACCAGGCCCACCTGGTCGACACCGGCGCGCAGGGCGGAACGGTCACCACCAGCCTGACGAGCCTCGCCCAGGCCAGGGCCGCGCGTGGCCCGATGACCGCCAGACACCGGTCCTTCACCCTCACCGCTCCGAGGAACCCGCCCTCCCCGCGGGAGCGGATCGTTCCCGCCATCACCGCCTGCGCCGCGGCCTTCCTCGACCCGCCGATCGCCAACCTCGGCCACCGCGGCATCGAGAAGGCCGGCCGGCTGATCGGCACCTGGCACCGGCGCACCGACGACCCGCGGCGCGACCTGCCGCAGGCCGCCCTGCTGATGGAGAGGGCCGGCACCGGCGGCGCGCTGTTCCGCAACCTCTACCGTGACTTCCTCGCCGAATGCGCCCAACTGCTCGACAGCGGCCACCTGCGCACCGGCCACCGGCTGTACGCCGAAGCGGCCGTACTGTGGACGCGAGTCGCGGAACTGATCACGCGGGCGGGGGAGTCGGGCGAGGCGGGGCCCCTCGTCCAGGCGGGCGCCGTTCTCCACGACCTCGCACGGATGGAGCGGGAGGCCATGCGGGCGCTGAGCCGGCTGGCGGACGAACCTCCGACCGCCAGCCGGCCCTGA
- a CDS encoding MerR family transcriptional regulator: MHDELLTIGRFARLCRLSVKQLRHYDETGLLTPVRVDALSGYRYYAPEQARDALTIALLREMDLPLAVIAQALTADPERRARILRAERDRLAARISRDQARLEVLERLAEDGLPDYEVTMSTEPERRLAVVRAVCSPAEIGQRFAECVGRLLSELGGAGVAWEPPLCGLYPLDLEERTEIAVGAPTPGGGGTPGLEFQVLPGGDVAETVHIGPYAQLPLAYNALFAAVHERGLRPQAPVREAYLVGPAEAPQEELMTRLVVPVQEKVA; the protein is encoded by the coding sequence GTGCACGACGAACTTCTCACCATCGGGCGCTTCGCCCGCCTGTGCCGACTCAGCGTCAAACAGCTGCGGCACTACGACGAGACGGGGCTGCTGACCCCGGTCCGGGTGGACGCCCTCTCCGGCTACCGCTACTACGCGCCGGAGCAGGCACGTGACGCCCTGACCATCGCCCTGCTGCGCGAGATGGATCTCCCGCTGGCCGTGATCGCCCAGGCGCTCACCGCCGACCCCGAGCGCAGGGCACGGATCCTGCGGGCGGAACGCGACCGGCTGGCCGCACGCATCAGCAGGGACCAGGCGCGGCTGGAGGTGCTGGAGCGGCTGGCGGAGGATGGTCTGCCCGACTACGAGGTGACGATGAGCACCGAGCCGGAGCGACGGCTGGCGGTGGTGCGAGCGGTCTGCTCCCCCGCGGAGATCGGGCAGAGGTTCGCCGAGTGCGTGGGCCGGCTGCTGTCCGAGCTCGGCGGGGCGGGGGTCGCCTGGGAGCCGCCGCTGTGCGGGCTGTACCCGCTGGATCTGGAGGAGCGGACGGAGATCGCCGTCGGGGCGCCGACGCCGGGGGGAGGGGGGACCCCCGGCCTGGAGTTCCAGGTGCTGCCCGGCGGGGACGTCGCCGAGACCGTGCACATCGGCCCCTACGCCCAGCTGCCCCTGGCCTACAACGCTCTCTTCGCCGCCGTCCACGAGCGCGGACTGCGCCCGCAGGCCCCGGTACGCGAGGCGTACCTCGTCGGACCGGCGGAGGCGCCGCAGGAGGAACTGATGACCCGACTGGTCGTCCCCGTCCAGGAGAAGGTGGCATGA
- a CDS encoding VOC family protein has product MKAHVSSILLGVADMERSKRFYTEGLGWKIKADYGVSVFFEPDGGSPVGFYGREGLAAQVGTSPEGSGFSGLVLTYVVRSEGRVDEIIAEAEEAGATILKPAGPLPWGGYGGSFADPDGYVWSLGYSAQGEDQPYAE; this is encoded by the coding sequence ATGAAGGCGCATGTGAGTTCGATCCTGCTCGGCGTGGCGGACATGGAGCGTTCCAAGCGGTTCTACACGGAAGGGCTGGGCTGGAAGATCAAGGCCGACTACGGCGTCTCGGTGTTCTTCGAGCCGGACGGCGGCTCGCCCGTGGGCTTCTACGGCCGGGAGGGCCTGGCCGCCCAGGTGGGCACGAGCCCGGAGGGCAGCGGCTTCAGCGGGCTGGTCCTGACCTACGTGGTCCGCAGCGAGGGGCGGGTCGACGAGATCATCGCGGAGGCGGAGGAGGCCGGCGCCACGATCCTCAAGCCCGCCGGTCCTCTGCCGTGGGGCGGTTACGGCGGTTCCTTCGCGGACCCGGACGGCTACGTCTGGAGCCTCGGATACAGCGCCCAGGGCGAGGACCAGCCCTACGCGGAGTAG
- a CDS encoding ester cyclase: protein MSAAGATPTTQTLHRFHSAVNSGDPDVIAKAIDEFVAPDVLFHAPVPMGGTGVEALKRVWEVLLRAFPDIRVTVEETIAEGDKVVSRNTVTGTHLGEYRGLPPTGKTVTYSEIFVFRFADGRIAEIRGVVDVLTQLRQLGALPS from the coding sequence ATGTCGGCAGCCGGGGCAACACCCACGACGCAGACGCTCCACCGCTTCCACTCCGCGGTGAACAGCGGCGACCCGGACGTCATCGCGAAGGCCATCGACGAGTTCGTCGCGCCGGACGTGCTCTTCCACGCGCCGGTCCCGATGGGCGGAACGGGAGTGGAGGCCCTGAAGCGGGTGTGGGAGGTGCTGTTGCGCGCGTTCCCGGACATCCGCGTCACCGTCGAGGAGACCATCGCGGAGGGCGACAAGGTGGTCTCCAGGAACACGGTGACCGGCACCCACCTGGGCGAGTACCGGGGTCTGCCGCCCACCGGAAAGACCGTCACCTACAGCGAGATCTTCGTCTTCCGCTTCGCCGACGGGCGGATCGCCGAGATCCGCGGCGTCGTCGACGTCCTGACGCAGCTGCGCCAGCTCGGCGCCCTTCCGTCCTGA